A genomic window from Actinomycetaceae bacterium MB13-C1-2 includes:
- the ilvC gene encoding ketol-acid reductoisomerase, with protein sequence MADAYYDDDADLSLIQSKKVAIIGYGSQGHAHAQNLRDSGVDVVVGLRAGSSSWAKAEAAGLEVAEVADAVAQGDVVMILVPDQYQRTVYADQIAPNLKEDAAIFFAHGFNIRYGYITPDPSHDVCMVAPKGPGHKVRETYVDGQGIPAIIAVEQDASGQAWDLALSYAKAIGATRAGVIKTTFTEETETDLFGEQAVLCGGMSKLVQYGFETLTEAGYQPEIAYFEVLHEMKLIVDLMNEGGITKQRWSISDTAEYGDYVSGPRVIGPQVKEAMKEVLSDIQDGTFATRFIEDQDNGGQEFKALRAEGESHPIEATGQQLRKKFGWTQGDSDYVDGSAAR encoded by the coding sequence TCGCTCATCCAGTCGAAGAAGGTGGCGATCATTGGTTATGGCTCCCAGGGCCACGCCCATGCTCAGAACCTGCGCGATTCCGGCGTAGACGTTGTCGTCGGTCTTCGGGCTGGCTCAAGCTCGTGGGCCAAGGCCGAGGCGGCCGGACTTGAGGTTGCCGAGGTCGCAGACGCCGTCGCCCAGGGCGACGTGGTCATGATCCTGGTTCCAGATCAGTACCAGCGCACTGTCTATGCAGACCAGATTGCCCCCAACCTCAAGGAAGATGCCGCGATTTTCTTTGCTCACGGCTTCAACATTCGTTATGGATACATCACGCCGGACCCGTCTCACGACGTGTGCATGGTGGCTCCCAAGGGCCCGGGACACAAGGTCCGCGAGACCTATGTGGACGGACAGGGAATCCCTGCGATCATCGCTGTTGAGCAGGATGCGAGCGGTCAGGCTTGGGACTTGGCCCTCTCTTATGCCAAGGCCATTGGTGCCACTCGTGCAGGGGTCATCAAGACGACCTTCACCGAAGAGACTGAAACTGACCTATTTGGCGAGCAAGCAGTTCTCTGCGGAGGGATGTCGAAGCTGGTTCAGTATGGTTTCGAGACTCTGACCGAAGCGGGATACCAGCCAGAGATCGCCTACTTCGAGGTACTTCACGAGATGAAGCTAATCGTTGACCTCATGAACGAGGGCGGAATCACCAAGCAGCGCTGGTCGATCTCAGACACCGCCGAGTATGGCGACTACGTCTCAGGTCCCCGCGTTATTGGTCCGCAGGTCAAGGAAGCGATGAAGGAGGTCTTGTCGGACATTCAGGACGGCACTTTCGCCACCCGCTTCATTGAGGACCAGGATAATGGCGGTCAGGAGTTCAAGGCACTGCGCGCCGAGGGCGAGTCCCACCCAATCGAGGCGACCGGACAGCAACTTCGTAAGAAGTTCGGCTGGACACAGGGCGACTCGGACTACGTTGACGGCTCGGCGGCACGCTAG